ACACCGCGCTGCCGCCGGAGCAGCGGGCGCACACCGCGGTGGTGGGCGACAGCTACATCATCGCCGCGATGGTGGAGGTCGGCCGGGCGGAGCACGAGCTGCCGGAGGTCTTCAGCCCGAACCGGGGCTACGGCTACTTCGGCCCGCCCGGTGAGCACGTCGACTCGGTGCTCGTCGTCGGCGACCCGAAGCTGTTCCAGGAGCACTTCACCGACGTGCAGCTGGTCGCGGACGGCGAGGTCGACGTGTGGTTGGCCACCGGGCGGATCGGCGACTGGGCGCAGATCTGGCCGCAGGTGCGAACGCTGTAGGAGGACGCCGTGGCGCACAGCACGACCGCGAACGACACGACCCGGCTGCGACAATGGCCCGCGCAGCCAGCCGACCACGAGGAGGGGCCGACCGTGGCAGACGCGAGCACCGCCGGGATCCGCCTCCGACCACCGCGGAACCGCGTGGAACGCCGCGCCATCGGCTGGTGGACGACGCAGGCCCTGGTCCTGGTCCTGCCGCCGCTGGTCGCGCTGGCCGTGACCGCGGCGCTCATCCCGCCCGCGCGGCCCTGGCTGCTGCTGGCGCTGGTGGTGGTCGCCGTGCTCGGCGTGCCCTACGTGCTGGTCATGCCGCAGTGGCGGTACCGGGTGCACCGCTGGGAGGTCACCGACGACGCGGTCTACACGGCGGCGGGCTGGTTGCGCCAGGAGTGGCGGGTGGCGCCGATGTCGCGCATCCAGACCGTGGACACCGTGCGCGGGCCGCTGCAGCAGCTGTTCGGCCTCTCCAGCGTCACCGTGACCACGGCGTCCGCGGCCGGGCCGCTGACGATCGACGGCCTGGACCGGGCGACCGCCCGGGAGGTCGTCGAGCAGCTCACCGCCACCACCCAAGCGACCCCGGGAGACGCGACGTGAGCACCGTGATCGACGGGCAGTGGCGCCGCCAGGACCCGAAGACCATCGCCTCCGTCGGCCTGCTCGTGCTGGCACCGGCGGTGCCGACCGTCGGGATCATGGCCATCACCGGGGTCCCGGTCCCCGCCGTGCTCATCACCGCGGCGCTGTGGCTCGCGGGTGCGCTGGCGATCGCCGGGCTGGTGGCCGTGGACTGGTGGTTCGCCTGGTACCGGATCACCCCGGAGCGCTTCGAGCTGCGCAAGGGCGCGATCACCCGGAACCACCGTTCCATCCCGCGCGAACGCATCCGCAGCGTCGACCTCACCGCGGGCCCCAGCCACCGCGTCTTCGGCATCACCACGGTCAAGGTGGGCACCGGCGGGCAGGCGGGCGACAGCAGCGAGCTCAAGCTCGACGCGATCCCGCGCGCGGCCGCCGAATCCCTGCGGCACGAACTGCTCTTCGGCGACGCGTCCACTGTGCACACCGCGGACGCCGAGCCGGGGTCGAGCAGCACCCTCGCCCGGCTGAACCCGGCGTGGCTGGCCTACTCCTCGCTCTCGGTGTCGCTGGCGCTGATCGTCTGGGGCGCGATCGCCTCGGCCGTCGGGTCGTTCCAGCAGCTGCTGGCCAAGGTCGGTGTCTTCGCGGCGATCGGCGAGACCGTGCGGACCACGTCGCTGTGGCTGGTCGTCGCGGCGGCCGCCGTGCTGGCCGTGCTGGTCGGCGTGGTCGGTGCCTTCGCGCTGTCGCTGGAGATGTGGTGGGGCTTCCGGCTCAGCCGCGACCGCGGCGACACCCTGCAGGTCCGGCGCGGGTTGCTCACCACGCGGTCGGTGTCGCTGGAGGAACGGCGGCTGCGCGGCGTCGAGGTCGTGGAGCCGCTGCTGCTGCGCTGGTCCGGCGGTGCCCGGCTGGCGGCCGTGGCCACCGGCCTGAAGCGGGAGAAGGAGCAGAACCAGCCGGACAACAAGACGCTGATGCCCCCGGCCCCCCGGGCAGCGGTGCAGCAGACCGCAGCGGCGGTGCTGCGCGAACCGCAGCCGCCGGCGGACGTCCCGCTGCGACGGCACCCGCGGGCAGCGCTGCGCCGCCGGACCACCTGGGCGCTGCTGGCGGCGGTCCCGTTCGTCGCCGCGGCGGTGGTGCCGGCGGTGCTCGGCTGGATCCCGGTGTGGTCCGCGGTCGCCGTGGGCGTCCTCGCCGTCCTGGTCTCCCTGGGCTTCGCGGTGGACGCCTACCGCAACCTCGGTCACCAGCTGACCGACCGGTACCTGGTCTCCCGCTCGGGCAGCGGGATCCGGCGCACCGTCGTGCTGCAGCGCGACGGCATCATCGGCTGGCGGGTGAGCCGCACGCTGTTCCAGCGGCGGGCGGGCCTGATGACGATCGGCGCCACCACGGCGGCGGGCAGCAGCGTCTACGAGGTGCACGACGTGTCCGAACCGGACGGCCTGGCGCTGGCC
This region of Saccharopolyspora hordei genomic DNA includes:
- a CDS encoding PH domain-containing protein, with the protein product MSTVIDGQWRRQDPKTIASVGLLVLAPAVPTVGIMAITGVPVPAVLITAALWLAGALAIAGLVAVDWWFAWYRITPERFELRKGAITRNHRSIPRERIRSVDLTAGPSHRVFGITTVKVGTGGQAGDSSELKLDAIPRAAAESLRHELLFGDASTVHTADAEPGSSSTLARLNPAWLAYSSLSVSLALIVWGAIASAVGSFQQLLAKVGVFAAIGETVRTTSLWLVVAAAAVLAVLVGVVGAFALSLEMWWGFRLSRDRGDTLQVRRGLLTTRSVSLEERRLRGVEVVEPLLLRWSGGARLAAVATGLKREKEQNQPDNKTLMPPAPRAAVQQTAAAVLREPQPPADVPLRRHPRAALRRRTTWALLAAVPFVAAAVVPAVLGWIPVWSAVAVGVLAVLVSLGFAVDAYRNLGHQLTDRYLVSRSGSGIRRTVVLQRDGIIGWRVSRTLFQRRAGLMTIGATTAAGSSVYEVHDVSEPDGLALAAEALPGLLEPFLERR
- a CDS encoding PH domain-containing protein, with product MADASTAGIRLRPPRNRVERRAIGWWTTQALVLVLPPLVALAVTAALIPPARPWLLLALVVVAVLGVPYVLVMPQWRYRVHRWEVTDDAVYTAAGWLRQEWRVAPMSRIQTVDTVRGPLQQLFGLSSVTVTTASAAGPLTIDGLDRATAREVVEQLTATTQATPGDAT